CCTCTTCGCCCCGGATCACGAGGACGGCACCCTGGATCTGCTGCTGCTGGCACCGGTCCCGCTGGAGGGCATCGTGCTGGCACGCATTCTCGCTCATTGGCTTGCGAGCGGGGGCCCTCTGATCCTGGCCACGCCGCTACTGGCCATATTTTTTGGCGTGCCGGCCCATGCCCTGCCGGTCCTGCTGGGCTCGCTGCTTCTGGGAACCCTGGCGCTCAGCGCCCTGGGCGCCTTGGGCGCGGCCCTGACCCTGGGCGCACGCCGAGCCGGCGTCCTGGTGCCGCTGTTGGTGTTACCGCTTTATATTCCAGTTCTGATCTTCGGGGCCGGGGCCGTGGATGCCGTCCTGACCGGCCTGGCCGCAAGGCCTCACCTTCTTCTGCTGGCTGCCGTCCTGCTGTTGAGCCTTCCCCTGGCCGCCCTGGCAGGCGCCGCGGCCTTGCGCCAAGCTGCGGAATAGCGGGGAACCCAAACCATTCCCTGATTCACCCCTGCAGGGGCGGTGGATTGCCGCACTGCAAGGCGATCGCTCTGGACCTTTGGGCCCTGAAAAGCCATTTTAGGCGCCGATATGCACCCCTTTGTCCAGGCAGGGGCCTGGACAAGGCAGAGGGCATCGGGAAACCGAAGACTAAAGTGACGCGCGCAACTTCAACATCCAGGCCAACAGCAAGCGGCGGGTCCTGGCATCGTTTTGCCAACCCGGGCCGTTTCCTGCGTATCTCCGGCCTTGTCTATCCCTGGTCTCTGGGGCTGGCCCTACTGTGCCTGGGCGTTGGGCTTGTCTGGTCCCTGGGCATTGCCCCCGCTGATTACCAGCAGGGTGAATCCGTGCGCATCATGTATGTTCATGTGCCGGCGGCCTGGATGGCATTATTCGCTTACAGCCTACTGGCGGCAGCCGGTGCTTCTCTGCTGATCTGGCGTCATCCACTTGGCGGCATCGCGGCAACGGCCATTGCCCCTGTGGGCGCGACCTTCACCTTCCTTGCACTGGTCACCGGTTCGCTCTGGGGCAAACCCATGTGGGGCACCTGGTGGGTCTGGGATGCCCGCCTGACCTCGGTGCTGATCCTGCTGTTCCTCTACCTGGGACACATGGCGCTCACCCACGCCTTCGAGAACGCCGAGCGCGGCCGCAAGGCGGCAGCTGTCCTGGCCCTGGCCGGCGTGGTCAACCTGCCGATCATCAAGTTCTCGGTGGACTGGTGGAACACCCTGCACCAGCCGGCCAGCGTCACACGGATCGGCACACCTGCCATACATGAGGCCATGCTCTGGCCGTTGCTGGTCATGGCCGGTGGCTTCATGTTCTTCTTCT
The Fodinicurvata sediminis DSM 21159 genome window above contains:
- a CDS encoding heme ABC transporter permease, with the protein product MTRATSTSRPTASGGSWHRFANPGRFLRISGLVYPWSLGLALLCLGVGLVWSLGIAPADYQQGESVRIMYVHVPAAWMALFAYSLLAAAGASLLIWRHPLGGIAATAIAPVGATFTFLALVTGSLWGKPMWGTWWVWDARLTSVLILLFLYLGHMALTHAFENAERGRKAAAVLALAGVVNLPIIKFSVDWWNTLHQPASVTRIGTPAIHEAMLWPLLVMAGGFMFFFFAVVLLRMRAALVAQRAEALDRRIMLGR
- the ccmB gene encoding heme exporter protein CcmB; this encodes MSALASLMWRDLRLALRQSGDVLLAVLFFILGAALFPFAVGPEPNLLLRLGPGLIWVMALLSVLLSLDRLFAPDHEDGTLDLLLLAPVPLEGIVLARILAHWLASGGPLILATPLLAIFFGVPAHALPVLLGSLLLGTLALSALGALGAALTLGARRAGVLVPLLVLPLYIPVLIFGAGAVDAVLTGLAARPHLLLLAAVLLLSLPLAALAGAAALRQAAE